The following coding sequences are from one Thamnophis elegans isolate rThaEle1 chromosome 5, rThaEle1.pri, whole genome shotgun sequence window:
- the LOC116509726 gene encoding TLD domain-containing protein 2-like produces the protein MKTPRYQYILLPNLGDETLSLEPEEEADGLDSVRTNADVSSQVAEELNEPILNAQSNILHTEEIQQLTPHLPLRVTAYPWNLVYCTARDGFSLKTMYRSMSNLASPVLLVIRDTDEQIFGAFSSTTIHVSSCFYGNGETFLFSFTPQLKVFKWSGKNTFFMKGDADSLAIGGGSGKFGLWLDGDLNHGGSHPCETFNNEVLSPKEEFVIRDLEVWTLS, from the exons CCCAATCTGGGCGATGAAACTTTGTCTCTAGAACCTGAAGAGGAAGCGGATGGGCTAGACTCAGTCAGGACAAATGCAGATGTTTCATCCCAAGTTGCAGAAGAATTGAATGAGCCTATACTGAATGCTCAAAGTAACATCTTGCACACAGAAGAAATCCAACAG CTAACTCCACATCTCCCTCTGCGAGTGACTGCCTATCCTTGGAACCTTGTCTACTGCACAGCAAGGGACGGATTTAGTCTGAAGACCATGTATAGAAGCATGAGCAACTTGGCCTCTCCTGTGTTATTGGTTATCAGGGATACTGATGAGCAG ATATTTGGAGCTTTTTCTTCTACAACTATTCATGTGAGCAGTTGTTTTTATGGCAATGGAGAAACATTTCTGTTCTCTTTCACTCCACAACTCAAG GTATTTAAATGGTCAGGCAAAAATACCTTCTTCATGAAAGGAGATGCAGATTCTTTAGCCATTGGTGGAGGCAG TGGTAAATTTGGACTCTGGCTAGATGGAGATCTGAATCATGGAGGAAGCCACCCCTGTGAAACCTTCAATAATGAGGTATTATCACCCAAAGAGGAATTCGTCATCCGAGACTTGGAAGTTTGGACACTGTCTTAA